From a single Miscanthus floridulus cultivar M001 chromosome 8, ASM1932011v1, whole genome shotgun sequence genomic region:
- the LOC136472278 gene encoding multiple organellar RNA editing factor 9, chloroplastic-like: MAASLPTTAVAARLAAQAFAFPSPKPSSAPAFSALPRAAAFPAIAVAAAPLRPRRPREPRPTAAGAGGDERETILLPGCDYNHWLIVMEFPKDPAPTREQMIDTYLNTLATVLGSMEEAKKNMYAFSTTTYTGFQCTVDEETSEKFKGLPGVLWVLPDSYIDVKSKDYGGDKYINGEIIPCTYPTYQPKERRTSKYESRRYERRRDGPPASRKPRQQAPQTESASS, encoded by the exons ATGGCTGCCTCCCTCCCGaccaccgccgtcgccgcgcGCCTCGCGGCCCAGGCCTTCGCCTTCCCGTCGCCCAAGCCTTCGTCCGCCCCCGCCTTCTCCGCACTCCCGCGTGCCGCCGCCTTCCCCGCAATCGCCGTCGCGGCGGCGCCCCTGCGTCCGCGCCGCCCGCGGGAGCCGAGGCCGACGGCGGCCGGGGCCGGGGGCGACGAGAGGGAGACGATACTGCTCCCCGGGTGCGACTACAACCACTGGCTGATCGTCATGGAGTTCCCCAAGGACCCCGCGCCCACCCGCGAGCAGATGATCGACACCTACCTCAACACCCTCGCCACCGTCCTCGGCAG catggaggaagccaagaagaacATGTATGCCTTCAGCACAACCACTTACACTGGGTTCCAGTGCACTGTCGATGAGGAGACGTCAGAGAAGTTCAAGG GTTTGCCTGGTGTTCTGTGGGTGCTTCCTGATTCCTACATCGATGTGAAAAGCAAGGACTACGGAG GTGACAAGTACATCAACGGTGAGATAATTCCCTGCACGTACCCAACCTACCAACCAAAGGAGCGGAGAACATCCAAGTATGAGAGTAGACGGTATGAGAGGCGAAGAGATGGCCCCCCAGCCAGCAGGAAACCAAGGCAACAGGCGCCTCAGACTGAGTCAGCATCTTCATGA